AGTTATCCAATGTGAATCACTCTTATCACAAACAATCAGGCAGATAAAATTAATCAACTGCAGAGTAAGTGCATTTGCCTTTCTGGGATTAACAGTTAACACTAGATCAAGCTCTCTAACCACTTACAAGTTCCCACAGTATTGCAGCATAGTGATGAAATTACAATGTACAAGCACGATTCTACCCGAGAAGATCAATCCAAACTTAAAGAGACTTGAACCCTATCCACCAAAAGGTAACTACTACATAATTTGGTCAATCGATGCCTTACCAGCAGCAGCACGCCGGTGGAGGCCGTGGAGAGCGTGGGCGCGGCGGCGCAGCGCTGGAAGAGCTTGTTCATCACGGGAAACGCCCGCGCCACCATCTCGTCGTTGGCCCCCTTGGCCTCCTTGCACATCTCGAACACCATCCGCACCTTCAACGCGAAGGGCGACACAGGTAACAGTCCGGCTCCAGCAGGGCTCAGGGGAAAAAGAAGGGGATCGGAGGGAGGGAGATGCGCGCGCTTACGGACAGGAGGAGGTTGGGGTCGGAGGCGGGATCGGCGGCCGCGGCAGAGTCCCGTGATGCGGCGGAGAGCGAGCGGAGGTGGAAGTCGTAGCtgccgtcgccggcggcgagcttcggcgagGCCATCGCCGTCGCCCTCGTCGTGTCTGCC
This genomic interval from Triticum dicoccoides isolate Atlit2015 ecotype Zavitan unplaced genomic scaffold, WEW_v2.0 scaffold172852, whole genome shotgun sequence contains the following:
- the LOC119344546 gene encoding uncharacterized protein LOC119344546, translating into MASPKLAAGDGSYDFHLRSLSAASRDSAAAADPASDPNLLLSVRMVFEMCKEAKGANDEMVARAFPVMNKLFQRCAAAPTLSTASTGVLLLTILQFFLDFGEAVLHDADGSLKTFFRSCLSRW